A single region of the Rhodothermia bacterium genome encodes:
- the ffh gene encoding signal recognition particle protein, with product MFENLQEKLDAAFQTLRGQGSINELNIAETMREIRRALLDADVNYQVARTFTDKVKEEALGQKVISAVRPGQLLTKIVYDELVFLLGSEQVGINKSNKPPTVILVAGLQGSGKTTFCGKLALFLKSQGHSPLLAAADVYRPAAVQQLTVLAEQVGVPVHALMQEDGMPVKDAVRVAKDAVEFGRKNGRDVIIVDTAGRLAVDEAMMQEVENIKNAVNPDEILFVVDSMTGQDAVNTAKTFNERLDFDGVVLTKLDGDTRGGAALSIRSVVHKPIKFASTGEKMDALTPFFPDRMAQRILGMGDVVSFVEKAQAQFEEKEAAKLQKKLATADFNLQDFYDQLQRIKKMGSLTDLLGMIPGMGKQLKDVEVDEDQFKQIEAIILSMTVDERLKPQIINASRRKRIATGSGTTINDVNQLIKQFEQMKKMMKTMTKLTGKGRQVNMKNLTTGRKLR from the coding sequence ATGTTCGAGAACCTCCAAGAGAAGTTAGACGCTGCGTTTCAGACCCTACGAGGGCAAGGCAGTATTAATGAGTTGAACATCGCCGAGACGATGCGCGAAATACGCCGTGCCCTACTTGATGCCGACGTAAACTACCAAGTGGCGCGCACGTTTACCGATAAAGTGAAAGAAGAAGCCCTTGGGCAAAAGGTGATTTCGGCTGTTCGTCCGGGACAGTTACTCACCAAAATTGTATATGATGAACTTGTCTTCTTGTTAGGAAGCGAACAAGTTGGCATCAACAAAAGCAATAAACCCCCTACCGTTATTTTGGTGGCAGGTCTCCAAGGCTCTGGTAAAACCACCTTTTGCGGTAAGTTAGCCTTATTTCTCAAGTCTCAAGGCCACTCACCACTCTTGGCGGCTGCCGACGTGTATCGTCCGGCTGCGGTACAACAACTTACCGTTTTGGCAGAGCAAGTAGGTGTTCCGGTACATGCCTTGATGCAAGAAGACGGTATGCCCGTTAAAGATGCTGTACGGGTAGCAAAAGACGCCGTCGAGTTTGGGCGCAAAAATGGTCGGGATGTCATCATCGTGGACACTGCTGGACGTTTGGCGGTGGACGAGGCCATGATGCAAGAGGTGGAGAATATTAAAAATGCCGTCAATCCAGACGAAATTCTCTTCGTCGTGGACTCAATGACGGGGCAGGATGCCGTTAATACCGCCAAAACCTTTAATGAGCGGTTGGATTTTGATGGTGTCGTTTTAACAAAATTGGATGGTGATACACGGGGTGGGGCGGCGCTCTCCATTCGGTCTGTCGTACATAAACCCATCAAGTTTGCTTCTACGGGCGAAAAGATGGATGCCTTAACGCCGTTCTTTCCCGATCGGATGGCGCAGCGGATATTGGGCATGGGAGATGTGGTTTCCTTCGTGGAAAAGGCACAAGCCCAATTTGAAGAAAAAGAAGCGGCTAAACTGCAAAAAAAACTCGCAACTGCCGACTTTAACCTTCAGGACTTTTATGACCAACTCCAACGAATCAAAAAAATGGGGTCGCTCACCGATCTCTTGGGCATGATTCCAGGGATGGGCAAACAATTGAAGGATGTCGAGGTGGATGAAGACCAATTTAAACAAATCGAGGCCATTATTCTCTCAATGACGGTTGACGAACGTCTGAAGCCACAGATCATTAACGCAAGCCGACGTAAACGCATTGCAACCGGAAGTGGGACAACCATCAACGACGTGAATCAACTCATTAAGCAGTTTGAGCAAATGAAGAAGATGA
- a CDS encoding DUF2520 domain-containing protein: MPISSSQHQLNVKLFSETALVGMGRVGRALAWAMYESQWPLSSLYGRSAQTDLPLPVQKLNTCQNTTAKFWILCVPDDQIPSVTMELSGFQENWEGYIVAHTSGIHSAKSLELLRKQGASVMSFHPLQSFPPRATPDLFKDIFIVLEGDQAALDVGAALATHLGAQPRTISSDAKPAYHMAASMVSNFTVALMGIVHEVLSEIGFSEHDARHLLQPLLSGTLQNLSRYSAEVALTGPIVRGDTHTIAQHLKALSSEHLAQFALFYHVLAAETTRLALKSGRLSNEQAIPILDLIRSHLQQTDS, translated from the coding sequence GTGCCGATATCTTCATCGCAACATCAACTTAACGTCAAACTTTTTTCAGAAACGGCCTTGGTTGGTATGGGGCGCGTAGGAAGAGCCTTAGCTTGGGCGATGTACGAATCCCAATGGCCGCTATCTTCGCTCTATGGGCGAAGCGCCCAAACGGATCTCCCTTTGCCCGTTCAAAAGCTAAACACATGCCAAAATACAACAGCAAAATTTTGGATCCTCTGCGTGCCCGACGACCAAATCCCATCGGTAACCATGGAGCTATCCGGTTTTCAAGAAAATTGGGAAGGGTACATCGTCGCACATACTTCTGGCATACATTCCGCCAAGTCTTTGGAATTGTTGCGCAAACAAGGGGCTTCCGTCATGAGTTTTCATCCTCTGCAATCTTTTCCACCAAGAGCGACGCCAGACCTCTTTAAAGATATTTTTATAGTCCTCGAAGGCGACCAAGCGGCTCTTGATGTTGGGGCAGCATTGGCCACTCACCTTGGCGCACAACCCCGCACCATTTCTTCAGATGCCAAACCCGCTTACCACATGGCCGCTTCGATGGTCTCAAATTTCACCGTAGCGCTGATGGGGATCGTACATGAGGTTTTGTCCGAAATTGGGTTTTCCGAGCATGACGCACGACATTTGTTACAGCCCCTTTTATCTGGAACCTTACAAAATCTGTCTCGTTACTCGGCAGAGGTCGCCCTAACTGGCCCCATTGTGCGAGGCGACACACACACCATTGCACAACACCTAAAGGCATTATCCAGCGAACATCTTGCCCAATTTGCATTGTTTTACCATGTCTTGGCCGCCGAAACAACGCGATTGGCCTTAAAAAGCGGACGTTTATCCAATGAGCAAGCTATCCCGATTTTAGACCTTATCCGATCTCACCTCCAACAAACTGATTCTTAA